In a genomic window of Fibrobacter sp.:
- a CDS encoding NPCBM/NEW2 domain-containing protein: protein MKKNQATMLFLIWGSLCLLANILCTNASAFGGDQGYWADWIQKLANGGFEKFNGNYPPLYVFWLWVVSKIYVLANIPVDKTFMLKFLCLWPIYFAHLGLVDFTSRLVAKSKLDSLKTHLILALVAFNPAFLLDGPMWGQVDLFPCVFGVAALYCINFKHKIKYASMFFALALLAKFQMILLLPVFGGIFLRNYKTSWKGLPCMVIAIGLVFLPFIVGGNLGGMLSNAYVNTTSQYPFSTYNAANLWMFLAGNLSSDATTLFDLPTGGAWFLLSPSWLGKILFVIISVYILKCALFAKSLRRTFELATWEAFAFFLLLPGMHERYLLYAIPFALVWLVLDSKKAWFWAVAITTLCAMNINIINSFKGADLWSWVSGLAVMVFVAGIIHNFAPKFFPFIADSFEKLKLPRFVPYVILSAFLVVELACEIKDAMPVDIELQENQMYLTDLRIDHYTQEYGSPRINRTVEGKTLTVKGRQYENGIGSHAKSMLYFVLPENAESLDFFAAVDDEVSGGGSVKFRVSSEGKVLWNSGVVQGNQTPVQGKVGVSGLRTICLEIDSNGDNAYDHADWLNLVLTLKK, encoded by the coding sequence ATGAAGAAAAATCAAGCCACAATGCTTTTCTTGATTTGGGGAAGTCTTTGTCTTTTGGCCAATATTTTATGCACCAACGCCTCCGCTTTTGGCGGCGACCAGGGCTATTGGGCCGATTGGATCCAGAAATTGGCCAACGGTGGCTTCGAAAAATTCAACGGAAACTACCCTCCCCTCTATGTTTTCTGGCTCTGGGTGGTCTCCAAAATCTATGTCTTGGCAAATATTCCCGTTGACAAGACCTTCATGCTGAAATTCCTGTGCCTGTGGCCCATCTATTTTGCTCATCTTGGCCTTGTCGATTTTACCAGCAGACTTGTTGCAAAATCAAAGCTGGATTCCTTGAAAACCCACCTGATTCTTGCTCTCGTAGCCTTCAACCCAGCATTTCTGCTTGACGGACCCATGTGGGGACAGGTGGACCTTTTCCCCTGCGTTTTCGGCGTAGCGGCTCTCTATTGCATCAACTTCAAGCATAAAATCAAGTACGCCTCCATGTTCTTCGCCTTGGCACTCCTTGCCAAGTTCCAGATGATCCTTCTTCTGCCTGTTTTTGGCGGAATATTCCTGCGCAACTACAAGACTTCCTGGAAGGGCCTCCCCTGCATGGTGATCGCCATCGGCCTTGTGTTCCTGCCCTTCATTGTGGGCGGCAACCTGGGCGGCATGCTTTCCAACGCCTACGTCAACACCACAAGCCAGTATCCCTTCTCCACCTACAACGCAGCAAACCTGTGGATGTTCCTTGCGGGCAACCTCAGCAGCGACGCAACAACCTTGTTTGACCTGCCCACCGGAGGCGCCTGGTTCCTGCTCTCCCCCAGCTGGCTGGGCAAGATTCTTTTCGTCATTATTTCCGTATACATCTTGAAGTGCGCCCTCTTTGCCAAGAGCCTGCGCAGGACTTTTGAACTGGCCACCTGGGAAGCTTTCGCATTCTTCCTGCTTCTGCCGGGAATGCACGAACGCTACCTACTTTACGCCATCCCCTTCGCCTTGGTCTGGCTTGTTCTTGACTCAAAGAAAGCATGGTTCTGGGCTGTGGCTATCACCACCCTCTGCGCCATGAACATCAATATCATCAACAGCTTCAAGGGCGCCGATCTCTGGTCCTGGGTTTCTGGCCTTGCTGTCATGGTTTTCGTTGCAGGCATCATCCATAATTTCGCACCGAAGTTCTTCCCTTTCATCGCAGACTCTTTTGAAAAACTGAAGTTGCCGCGTTTTGTTCCCTACGTTATTTTGAGCGCATTCCTTGTGGTGGAATTGGCCTGCGAAATCAAGGACGCCATGCCGGTGGATATTGAGCTTCAGGAAAACCAGATGTACCTGACCGACTTGCGAATCGATCACTACACACAGGAATACGGCTCCCCCAGAATCAATCGCACCGTAGAAGGCAAAACTCTTACAGTGAAGGGCCGTCAATACGAAAACGGTATCGGTTCCCACGCCAAGTCCATGCTCTATTTCGTCCTTCCTGAAAACGCGGAAAGTCTGGATTTCTTCGCTGCCGTGGATGACGAAGTTTCCGGCGGTGGTTCTGTGAAGTTCCGCGTTTCTTCTGAAGGAAAGGTTCTTTGGAACAGCGGCGTTGTTCAAGGTAACCAGACTCCCGTACAGGGCAAGGTCGGCGTCAGCGGGCTCCGCACCATTTGTCTCGAAATTGACTCCAACGGCGACAACGCCTACGACCATGCGGACTGGCTCAACTTAGTTCTCACCTTGAAGAAGTAA